The genomic stretch GCCGCGAAATAAATATTAACGATGTTCAAAATCTTTCGTTTGATGAAGGAGGACGCGCGCAGATAATTTTTCTTGACTCAGTTTGCGACAACAAGCCCGCACAAGCCGCACGAGCATTGAAATATTTAAAATCGGGGCCGTTATTGCCTGTATTAGCTGCGATTTGTAATAGATTGCGTCCTGCTATGATAATTGCAATTTTTCCCGGAAAGAGTCAAGATTCTGCGTTGAAAGCTGTCGGGATTGACACGGCGAAAAAATATAATTATGCTTTAATAAAGGCTAAGAACGCGCTAAAAAATTTCGGTGCGGAAGCGATAAAAAAATTTATGGCAAATTCCGCGAGACTCTCATATTTAGAGAAAACTAACATGTCAGAAAATTGGCAGGGGTTCGAATTAATTTTATGGGAGTTAATCGCAAAAATCTAGTATAATATTCTATTACAAGGAGGTGTATTATTATGCAGGTTACGTCAATGCTTTCAGCCGGGTATCTTGAGCCGGTTCAAAATATATCGAGAGTCCAGAATACAGAAAGCGTAAACAAGAATGACGAGTCAAAACAGGCTAAGGAACAGGAAATTTTAGCGGAAGAACAAAGCCTCAAAGCCAAGCTCGGAAGTTCTGCGCAGGTTCACACAGTTTATCATTATTCTATGGGTTCAGACGGACGGCGTTACATTGTCGGTGCGTCAGTTACAATGAAGGGCAGCGAGGAAGATTTAAACCGTGTCAGCGGAGGTCTTACAACTGAAGATTTGCAGAGTAAGAAGCAGGAAGCACAGGAAGCCCTCAAGAAAGAAGCCCAGAAAACTGAAGACACCCAGAATATAATTAAATCTGAAGCAGATAAACGCGAAGCAGCTAGAGACAAGGACAAGGCCGACGAAGAAAAACGCGCGCATGTTGACGAACTTGAGCAGATTCAACGCGAAGTAATTTCTCATGAGGCAGCACATCAGGCAGCAGCAGGTGAATTAGGCGGCGGAGTCAGTTACTCCTACACAGAAGGCCCCGACGGAAAAAGTTATATTACAGGCGGAGAAGTCCCGATTAAATTTAAACAGGGCAGCACACCCGAAGAGACTCTACGCAATATGCAGCAAATTCAACGTGCAGCAACAGCACCGGCAGATCCTTCGAGTCAGGATAGACAGGTCGCAGCAAAAGCAGCAGCCCTCGCATCACGTGCAAGAACTGAAATTACGCGCGAAAATAGCAATGACTCACACACTACAGAAGTTGCAAGAGGTACGCCCATAATTGAGAATATCAGCAGGCAGGACGAAAATTTAGATCCGGAAAAAAACGGCGTTCTCTCTGTGCTTGCGACTGTGAAAGAATTGCAGCTGCAAAATTTGTTGCCGGCCGCATAATTTGTGAAATGAGACGAATAATTTTATACCAGTGAATACCCCCCGGCTATGCTGCGTAAACCGGAGGGACTTTTTTATCAGGGGGGAATATTTTATGAAGAAATTAAAATTTTTTGTGCTTCTTATTGCTTTATTGCTAGTTAGTAATGACTCATTTGCCGCGAATAAATATATTGATTTACATTTGCATTTGGACGGAGCTTTGACTCTTGATATTGCGAAAAAATTAGCTGTCCTGCAAAATATTAATTTGCCCGTCTCTAGTGATTCAGAGCTTGAAAAATTGTTATTCGTTCCGCCGGATTGCGAGAGTCTAAATGATTTCTTGAAGTGTTTTGCTTTGCCGTTATCGTTAATGCAGACTCCTGAAGGTTTGCGCGAAAGTGTAAGGCTCGTTCTTGAAAATATAAAGTCTCAAGGTGTGATTTATGCTGAGATTCGTTTTGCTCCGCAGTTGCATAATCATAAAGGAATGACTCAGGAGGAAGCAATAAAAGCAGCTCTTGAAGGCCTGAAGGAATCGAGTCTCAAGGCAAATTTAATTTTGTGCTTAATGCGCGGTGAAGGCAACGAAGCGGCGAATCGTGAGACGGTCGAACTTGCGCGAAAATATTTAGTGAAGGACGGCGGAGTCGTAGCTATTGACTTGGCCGGGGCTGAAGCTCTTTTCCCGACGAGTAATTATGCAGACATTTTCGCCCTTGCAAGAAAATATAATATCCCGTTCACTATTCATGCAGGAGAGGCAGACGGCGCGCAAAGTGTAAGGGACGCTATAAATTTCGGTGCATTACGAATCGGACATGGAGTCAGAAGTTATGAGTCTGCTGATGTTACAGCGTTAATCAAGGAAAAAGGAATATTTCTCGAAATGTGCCCGACCAGCAATAAAATGACTCATGCAATAGAAAATATGAACGATTACCCGTTTATGAAATTCTTGCATGACGGAATAAGAGTAACGCTTAACACTGATGATATGGGAATCGAGAATATAAATTTAGCTCATGAATATAAATATATGCGTGAAAATTTCGGACTTACTTCAGAAGATGAGCGAATAATATTAAATAATGCCATTGACGCAGCTTTTACTACTGAAGACGTGAAGAAATCTTTGCGTGAAATCATAAATTTTTAAGGAGCTTCAATCATGACAGTATTTGAACGTATGCTGAATACTCAGGCTTTAATGTTTATTTATGTAGTAACGGGGATAATAATGGCCCGCACAAAAATTTTGAAGCATGAAGGCCGGTCAAGTTTTATAAGGTTGCTGCTTGATATAACATTGCCGTGTATGATTCTGCATTCGTTCGAGATTGACGCGGGAATAAAAGAATTAATTGCGGCTGGTGAGATTATGATTATCTCGTCTGGCTGCTTTTTTCTTGCGTGGGTGTCGGGAAAAATATTTTGGCGGCGTTCGAATCCTGCGCGTAAAGCTGTATTAGAATTTGCTACGATGTTTTCGAATGCCGGTAATGCGGGTTTGCCGATTGTTGCTTCAGTTTTTGGTCTTGAAGGAATATTTTACACGTCATTTTATTTG from Synergistaceae bacterium encodes the following:
- the add gene encoding adenosine deaminase, which encodes MKKLKFFVLLIALLLVSNDSFAANKYIDLHLHLDGALTLDIAKKLAVLQNINLPVSSDSELEKLLFVPPDCESLNDFLKCFALPLSLMQTPEGLRESVRLVLENIKSQGVIYAEIRFAPQLHNHKGMTQEEAIKAALEGLKESSLKANLILCLMRGEGNEAANRETVELARKYLVKDGGVVAIDLAGAEALFPTSNYADIFALARKYNIPFTIHAGEADGAQSVRDAINFGALRIGHGVRSYESADVTALIKEKGIFLEMCPTSNKMTHAIENMNDYPFMKFLHDGIRVTLNTDDMGIENINLAHEYKYMRENFGLTSEDERIILNNAIDAAFTTEDVKKSLREIINF